In a genomic window of Rhabdothermincola sediminis:
- a CDS encoding adenylate/guanylate cyclase domain-containing protein: protein MSEQDAEQVDLRSVLMDLGVPLDEVERAEADGTLELLALERVVWLEPPTFDLAEVAALSGVSPEEIRSYWRALGFPDPRPGEKLFTERDVEMLSAVVSFIAEGTLEPDLALQMARVVGSAMDRIATAQVDSLQLRRDARESQEAAGGTVTAGAARNTAELLSLMPRVMELVWRRQVAHAARRRMMRAASDGGADTVVVGFADMVGFTAKTQQLEDHELAEVVDRFETVAYDVVNSHGGRVVKMIGDEVMFLHDEVRAGAELALALAERFGDDPALSDVRVGLACGPVLERDGDVYGQVVNLANRIVSIAYPGSVVVSEEVHDALADHDDLYFRSLRSHYLKDIGKVPLWVLRRSAESPEAPYRDARERRAAREFLREQWAMLREEVRARSAELSDLPELLRREIARGGPNQTEPTTGQFEALTDAVLEADLQPQIQVELLADLEVAQRLRRLEEEAQAKAAEADEEAERRLEEIEREARQRIEHIEREARLKIERALAEAEEKSRRANEEASRKVERVAIEAERKAERAAKEAKVEAQRKAKRRSRDRDARNGKKGTRNHKKDENDT, encoded by the coding sequence ATGAGCGAGCAGGACGCGGAGCAGGTCGATCTGCGCTCGGTGCTGATGGATCTCGGCGTTCCGCTCGACGAGGTCGAGCGGGCCGAAGCCGACGGCACCCTCGAGCTGCTGGCCCTCGAGCGGGTCGTCTGGCTCGAGCCGCCCACGTTCGACCTCGCCGAGGTGGCGGCGCTCTCGGGTGTCTCCCCGGAGGAGATCCGGTCCTACTGGCGGGCGCTCGGCTTCCCCGACCCCCGACCCGGCGAGAAGCTCTTCACCGAGCGCGACGTCGAGATGTTGAGCGCCGTGGTGTCGTTCATCGCCGAGGGCACGCTCGAGCCGGACCTGGCGCTCCAGATGGCCCGGGTGGTGGGCTCGGCCATGGACCGCATCGCCACCGCCCAGGTCGATTCGTTGCAGCTCAGACGTGACGCCCGGGAGAGCCAGGAGGCCGCGGGCGGCACCGTGACCGCGGGGGCCGCCCGGAACACCGCGGAGCTGCTCTCGCTCATGCCCCGGGTGATGGAGCTGGTGTGGCGCCGCCAGGTCGCCCACGCGGCCCGCCGGCGCATGATGCGCGCCGCCAGCGACGGAGGAGCCGACACCGTGGTGGTGGGATTCGCCGACATGGTGGGATTCACCGCCAAGACCCAGCAGCTCGAGGACCACGAGCTGGCCGAGGTGGTGGACCGCTTCGAGACCGTCGCGTACGACGTGGTGAACAGCCACGGTGGACGGGTGGTCAAGATGATCGGCGACGAGGTCATGTTCCTCCACGACGAGGTGCGCGCCGGAGCTGAGCTGGCGCTGGCGCTGGCGGAGCGCTTCGGCGACGACCCCGCGCTCTCCGACGTGCGGGTCGGGCTGGCCTGTGGACCGGTGCTCGAGCGCGACGGTGACGTCTACGGGCAGGTGGTCAACCTGGCCAACCGCATCGTGTCCATCGCCTACCCGGGGTCGGTGGTGGTGTCCGAGGAGGTGCACGACGCGCTGGCCGACCACGACGACCTCTACTTCCGATCGCTGCGCTCCCACTACCTCAAGGACATCGGAAAGGTCCCGCTGTGGGTGCTGCGGCGCAGCGCGGAGTCCCCCGAGGCGCCCTACCGGGATGCCCGGGAGCGCCGGGCGGCGCGGGAGTTCCTGCGAGAGCAGTGGGCGATGTTGCGCGAGGAGGTCCGGGCTCGCAGCGCCGAGCTGTCCGACCTGCCGGAGCTCTTGCGCCGCGAGATCGCGCGCGGTGGCCCGAACCAGACGGAGCCGACCACCGGACAGTTCGAGGCCCTCACCGACGCGGTCCTCGAAGCGGACCTGCAACCGCAGATCCAGGTGGAGCTGCTGGCCGACCTCGAGGTGGCCCAGCGGCTACGGCGCCTGGAAGAGGAGGCGCAGGCGAAGGCAGCCGAAGCCGACGAGGAGGCCGAGCGTCGCCTGGAGGAGATCGAGCGGGAGGCGCGCCAGCGGATCGAGCACATCGAGCGTGAGGCCCGACTCAAGATCGAGCGGGCCCTCGCCGAGGCGGAGGAGAAGTCCCGGCGGGCCAACGAGGAAGCCAGCCGCAAGGTCGAACGGGTCGCCATCGAAGCCGAGCGCAAGGCGGAGCGGGCAGCGAAGGAGGCCAAGGTCGAGGCGCAGCGCAAGGCCAAGCGCCGCTCGCGCGACCGGGACGCCCGGAACGGCAAGAAGGGCACGCGCAACCACAAGAAGGACGAGAACGACACGTAA
- a CDS encoding glycoside hydrolase family 38 C-terminal domain-containing protein gives MTREVAVVPHTHWDREWYEAYQSFRLQLVDLVDELLPLLERDPGFAHFMLDGQMAVVDDYLEVRPEHTERLRGLAASGRLGVGPWYVLMDEFLVSGETVVRDLQLGWERAAAFGGAMEVGYLPDMFGHVAQMPQILRQFGLSHAVVWRGVPSAVDRSAFWWSAPDGSTVRAEYLLEGYGNGAALPDDAKELVGMVERFERDHASFLLEGPILWMNGTDHLRPKPYLSRVLAEANQLQDGYRFQVTTLADYLDRAATEGLPTWLGELRSGARANLLMGVASNRVDVKQAAAVAERVLERVAEPLSALYLPADRWPERALELAWLEMIRNAAHDSSCACSIDEVNAAVRHRYTEARQIGEGLAERAVAALASSIGVPGPLAVNSSARTRSGVVELVLAGTEPIDGTQVLSVNDGVAGTGGLTRTDVVTLVHAAVDGMHELRDVEIEVEETGVLDVRLVCSSDGSGERYAGPAKSLVSEAAADLPEGPARIALVTPPSQRVLTWAADVPALGWKVLEPGADRVAPVTVEGAGAPVIANGLVTVEVDPATGTFSLDGVAGMARLVDDGDAGDTYNYSPPATDTVVDTPASVSVRVVERGPLRARLAIERTYSWPERVTFGARAGSVEVTTTTTIEVHAGSPLVRVAVEFHNPCRDHRLRAWFPLPDPARESHAECAFAVVSRGLEAEGGPHELPLPTYPSRRFVCAGGLTVVHEGLLEYELVDVRDGAAHALALTLLRCTGLLSNAPMAYRPLPAGPFIHTEGSQMIGPHTLRFALAAGGDPTAAFGLVDDAFLPMRVTSSSGEGDGPATGTGLDVGGAEVSAVRRERGQLVVRVFNPSPEPTVVHIPGRRGWLVDLRGRPLEPFEGSFELAPWRIATAQLANG, from the coding sequence ATGACTCGCGAGGTGGCCGTCGTGCCCCACACCCACTGGGACCGGGAATGGTACGAGGCGTACCAGTCCTTCCGGTTGCAGCTCGTCGACCTGGTCGACGAGCTGCTCCCGCTCCTCGAGCGCGACCCGGGGTTCGCGCACTTCATGCTCGACGGGCAGATGGCCGTCGTCGACGACTACCTGGAGGTCCGCCCCGAGCACACCGAGCGGCTCCGGGGCCTGGCGGCCAGCGGGCGGCTGGGGGTGGGCCCGTGGTACGTCCTCATGGACGAGTTCCTCGTGTCCGGTGAGACGGTGGTCCGCGACCTCCAGCTGGGCTGGGAGCGGGCGGCCGCCTTCGGCGGGGCGATGGAGGTCGGGTACCTGCCTGACATGTTCGGGCACGTGGCCCAGATGCCACAGATCCTCCGCCAGTTCGGGCTGTCCCATGCGGTCGTGTGGCGCGGGGTTCCCTCGGCCGTCGATCGCAGCGCGTTCTGGTGGTCGGCACCCGACGGCTCCACCGTGCGGGCCGAGTACCTGCTCGAGGGCTACGGCAACGGCGCCGCACTGCCCGACGATGCCAAGGAGCTGGTCGGCATGGTGGAGCGCTTCGAGCGCGACCATGCGAGCTTCCTCCTCGAGGGGCCGATCCTGTGGATGAACGGCACCGACCACCTGCGACCGAAGCCATACCTGAGCCGGGTGCTGGCGGAGGCCAACCAGCTCCAGGACGGCTACCGGTTCCAGGTCACCACTCTCGCGGACTACCTGGACCGGGCGGCGACCGAGGGACTCCCCACCTGGCTCGGGGAGCTGCGCTCGGGGGCGCGGGCCAACCTGCTGATGGGGGTCGCCTCGAACCGGGTCGACGTCAAGCAGGCCGCCGCGGTGGCCGAGCGGGTGCTGGAGCGGGTGGCCGAGCCGCTGAGCGCGCTGTACCTGCCGGCCGATCGCTGGCCCGAGCGAGCGCTCGAGCTGGCCTGGCTGGAGATGATCCGCAACGCGGCACACGACTCGAGCTGTGCGTGCTCCATCGACGAGGTGAACGCCGCGGTCCGGCACCGCTACACGGAAGCGCGCCAGATCGGCGAGGGGTTGGCGGAGCGGGCCGTGGCCGCACTGGCCAGCTCCATCGGTGTGCCCGGGCCACTGGCCGTCAACTCCTCGGCCCGCACCCGTAGCGGGGTGGTCGAGCTGGTGTTGGCCGGCACCGAGCCGATCGACGGGACGCAGGTGCTCTCGGTCAACGACGGCGTGGCCGGCACCGGCGGGCTGACCCGGACCGACGTGGTCACCCTGGTGCACGCGGCGGTCGACGGCATGCACGAGCTGCGCGACGTCGAGATCGAGGTCGAGGAGACCGGGGTGCTCGACGTGCGACTGGTCTGCTCCAGCGACGGGAGCGGCGAGCGCTACGCCGGTCCGGCGAAGAGCCTCGTGAGCGAGGCCGCGGCCGATCTGCCCGAGGGCCCGGCCCGGATCGCGCTGGTCACCCCACCTTCGCAGCGGGTGCTCACCTGGGCGGCCGATGTCCCGGCCCTCGGCTGGAAGGTCCTCGAGCCCGGCGCAGATCGCGTGGCCCCGGTGACCGTCGAGGGCGCTGGCGCGCCGGTGATCGCCAACGGCTTGGTGACCGTGGAGGTCGACCCCGCCACCGGCACGTTCTCCCTCGACGGGGTGGCGGGCATGGCCCGGCTCGTCGACGACGGCGACGCGGGTGACACCTACAACTACTCCCCGCCCGCGACCGACACCGTGGTGGACACCCCGGCGTCGGTGTCGGTTCGGGTGGTCGAGCGTGGCCCGCTAAGGGCCCGGTTGGCGATCGAGCGCACCTACTCCTGGCCCGAGCGAGTGACCTTCGGAGCCCGTGCGGGTTCCGTCGAGGTGACGACCACGACGACGATCGAGGTGCACGCGGGCAGCCCGCTGGTGCGGGTGGCCGTCGAGTTCCACAACCCGTGCCGTGACCACCGGCTCCGGGCCTGGTTCCCGCTGCCCGATCCGGCCCGCGAGTCCCACGCGGAGTGCGCGTTCGCGGTGGTGTCCCGGGGCCTGGAGGCCGAGGGTGGACCGCACGAGCTGCCCCTGCCGACCTATCCCTCGCGCCGGTTCGTCTGCGCGGGTGGGCTGACGGTGGTACACGAGGGGCTGCTCGAGTACGAGCTGGTCGACGTGCGCGATGGCGCGGCCCACGCCCTGGCCCTCACCCTCTTGCGCTGCACCGGACTGCTGTCCAACGCGCCGATGGCGTATCGCCCGCTGCCGGCGGGGCCGTTCATCCACACCGAGGGCTCCCAGATGATCGGGCCCCACACGTTGCGGTTCGCGCTGGCGGCGGGTGGCGATCCCACCGCGGCGTTCGGGCTGGTCGACGACGCGTTCCTCCCGATGCGGGTGACGTCATCGAGCGGTGAGGGTGACGGCCCGGCGACCGGCACCGGGCTGGACGTCGGCGGAGCCGAGGTGTCGGCCGTGCGGCGGGAGCGCGGTCAGCTGGTGGTGCGGGTGTTCAACCCTTCACCGGAGCCGACCGTCGTGCACATCCCCGGGCGGCGGGGGTGGCTGGTCGACCTGCGCGGCCGGCCGCTCGAGCCTTTCGAAGGCTCCTTCGAGCTGGCGCCGTGGCGCATCGCCACCGCGCAGCTCGCGAACGGCTGA
- a CDS encoding RpiB/LacA/LacB family sugar-phosphate isomerase gives MRIAFGTDESTPLTDAVQRRLREAGHEVVVVGEGDPWPEVGRRVGEAVAGGRAERGVVCCWTGTGVSIAANKVPGVRAALCTDAETARGARRWNDANVLALGLRLTSEEVAGEMLDAFLTTDVDDDERAAIARLEQPGPGRL, from the coding sequence ATGCGGATCGCTTTCGGTACCGACGAGAGCACCCCGCTCACCGACGCCGTGCAGCGCCGGCTGCGGGAGGCGGGCCACGAGGTGGTGGTGGTCGGCGAGGGCGACCCCTGGCCCGAGGTCGGCCGGCGGGTCGGCGAGGCGGTCGCGGGCGGCCGTGCCGAGCGGGGGGTCGTCTGCTGCTGGACGGGCACCGGGGTGTCGATCGCCGCGAACAAGGTGCCCGGAGTGCGGGCGGCGCTGTGCACCGACGCCGAGACGGCTCGGGGGGCACGCCGGTGGAACGACGCCAACGTGCTCGCCCTCGGGTTGCGGCTGACCTCGGAGGAGGTGGCAGGCGAGATGCTCGACGCCTTCCTCACCACCGACGTGGACGACGACGAGCGCGCCGCCATCGCCCGGCTCGAACAGCCCGGACCGGGTAGGTTGTGA
- a CDS encoding GYD domain-containing protein, which translates to MPTFVMLSVLGPDGSATLRTNPRRIKEVNAEVEAMGAKVKDQYALLGQWDFITIIEAPNEGVMARIATTLAARGTLKTRTLTAIPVDEFIALLGEGVGEAPPH; encoded by the coding sequence ATGCCGACGTTCGTGATGCTCTCCGTCCTCGGTCCCGACGGCTCCGCCACCTTGCGCACCAACCCGCGCCGCATCAAGGAGGTCAATGCCGAGGTCGAGGCGATGGGGGCGAAGGTCAAGGACCAGTACGCGTTGTTGGGCCAGTGGGACTTCATCACGATCATCGAGGCGCCCAACGAGGGCGTCATGGCTCGCATCGCCACCACGCTCGCCGCTCGGGGCACCCTCAAGACCCGCACCCTGACCGCCATCCCGGTCGACGAGTTCATCGCCCTGCTGGGCGAAGGGGTGGGCGAAGCCCCGCCGCACTAG
- a CDS encoding ABC transporter substrate-binding protein: protein MTTAHDLHGRARSFAVAVLLAMAVLAAACGGGGGNDQTGATSNTLAPDVTVAPAGDVRTGGKLVYGIEAETSGFDPTTDRWAISGNLIAFAIFDPLAAYDADGNLRPYLAESFTPNDDFTRWTIKVRPNITFHNGTPLNGAAVAGALNAIRESVLAGGALRNVTNVEVPSGDPMSVVVTMRNPWASFPAVLVGQAGVVPAPEQLNATGEAKSRQPIGTGPFVFKQWIPDNRFVASRNENYWMRDSEGRQLPYLSEVEFRPIPDVQTRVSALQTGDVSMIHTTDPLTIADLKLQAEAGQIQAVEDRGENEETFIMFNTSKPPFDNVLARRAVAYAVNYDTYLSTFQIPPSLAADSAFGKNSPYHVDSGFPTYDPERARQFVAEYEAQTGQKLSFTIGTTPVPVNQQAATLLAGFCEAVGMQVSVQAVEQGKYISDAVTGNYQANLWRQFGSPDPDGDYLWWHESNVTDPISLNIARFKNRELSEALDKARASNDPEVRKEQYAIVQRIWADQVPYVWLNTTTWLIAAENDVRNLGNVALPNEQGVADIPSMAFQSGSSRLTMTWLDR, encoded by the coding sequence ATGACCACGGCGCATGATCTGCACGGCCGGGCACGGAGCTTCGCCGTGGCGGTGCTGCTCGCGATGGCGGTCCTCGCGGCGGCGTGTGGAGGTGGCGGCGGCAACGATCAGACTGGTGCGACCTCGAACACGTTGGCACCGGACGTGACCGTGGCGCCGGCCGGCGACGTGCGGACCGGCGGCAAGCTGGTGTACGGCATCGAGGCCGAGACGTCCGGGTTCGATCCCACCACCGACCGGTGGGCGATCTCGGGCAACCTGATCGCCTTCGCCATCTTCGATCCACTGGCGGCCTACGACGCGGACGGCAACCTGCGGCCCTACCTGGCCGAGTCGTTCACCCCGAACGACGACTTCACGCGCTGGACCATCAAGGTTCGCCCGAACATCACGTTCCACAACGGCACGCCGCTCAACGGAGCCGCGGTCGCGGGGGCGCTCAACGCGATCCGAGAGTCCGTTCTCGCCGGTGGAGCGCTGCGCAACGTGACGAACGTCGAGGTCCCCTCCGGTGACCCCATGTCCGTGGTGGTCACCATGCGAAACCCGTGGGCGTCGTTCCCGGCGGTGCTGGTGGGGCAGGCCGGGGTGGTGCCGGCGCCGGAGCAGCTCAACGCGACCGGCGAGGCCAAGTCCCGGCAGCCGATCGGCACCGGCCCGTTCGTGTTCAAGCAGTGGATCCCCGACAACCGGTTCGTGGCCTCCCGCAACGAGAACTACTGGATGCGCGACAGCGAGGGCCGGCAATTGCCCTATCTGAGCGAGGTGGAGTTCCGGCCGATCCCCGACGTGCAGACCAGGGTGAGCGCCCTCCAGACCGGGGACGTGAGCATGATCCACACCACCGATCCGTTGACCATCGCGGACCTGAAGCTCCAAGCGGAGGCCGGTCAGATCCAAGCGGTGGAGGACCGGGGTGAGAACGAAGAGACGTTCATCATGTTCAACACCAGCAAGCCCCCGTTCGACAACGTGCTGGCGAGGCGCGCCGTGGCGTACGCGGTCAACTACGACACGTACCTGAGCACCTTCCAGATCCCGCCCAGCCTGGCCGCCGACAGCGCGTTCGGGAAGAACTCGCCGTATCACGTCGACTCCGGCTTCCCGACCTACGACCCGGAGCGGGCACGCCAGTTCGTGGCGGAGTATGAAGCACAGACAGGCCAGAAGCTGAGCTTCACAATCGGCACGACCCCGGTGCCGGTGAACCAGCAGGCGGCCACTCTGCTCGCCGGGTTCTGCGAGGCGGTCGGCATGCAGGTCTCGGTGCAAGCCGTCGAGCAGGGCAAGTACATCAGCGACGCGGTCACCGGGAACTACCAGGCGAACCTCTGGCGCCAGTTCGGATCGCCGGATCCCGACGGGGACTACCTGTGGTGGCACGAGTCCAACGTCACCGATCCGATCTCGCTCAACATCGCCCGGTTCAAGAACCGTGAGCTGAGCGAGGCGCTGGACAAGGCTCGGGCGTCCAACGACCCCGAGGTCCGCAAGGAGCAGTACGCCATCGTCCAGCGGATCTGGGCCGATCAAGTGCCCTACGTCTGGCTGAACACAACGACCTGGCTGATCGCGGCGGAGAACGACGTGCGGAACCTGGGCAACGTCGCCCTGCCGAACGAGCAAGGGGTGGCCGACATCCCCTCCATGGCCTTCCAGTCGGGCTCCAGCCGCCTCACCATGACCTGGCTCGATCGCTAG
- a CDS encoding ribonuclease HII has protein sequence MAPSSAPPLRKALKRHAPSLAVERELWAAGHDLVAGLDEVGRGAWAGPLVIGAVVVPRERRVYKIRDSKLLTEREREALFDRITSWAVAWAVGVASQQECDQLGMSAAQRLAARRALDRLGVVPDQILLDGKWDFVGGPNTHRIVKGDATCLSIAAASIVAKVWRDRLMRSLAASFPGYDFDSNKGYPCPRHRMALAGMGPTSIHRRSWAFMDSLPWTGVARVRPTVHHPQLSLFGGSR, from the coding sequence GTGGCCCCCAGCTCCGCGCCGCCGCTCCGCAAGGCGCTCAAGCGACACGCGCCCAGCCTCGCCGTGGAGCGGGAGCTGTGGGCCGCCGGGCATGACCTTGTGGCCGGTCTGGACGAGGTGGGTCGTGGCGCCTGGGCTGGCCCGTTGGTGATCGGCGCGGTCGTGGTGCCCCGGGAGCGGCGGGTCTACAAGATCCGCGACTCCAAGCTGCTGACCGAGCGCGAGCGCGAAGCGCTCTTCGATCGCATCACGAGCTGGGCAGTGGCCTGGGCGGTCGGGGTGGCCTCACAGCAGGAGTGCGACCAGCTGGGCATGTCGGCGGCGCAGCGGTTAGCGGCGCGCCGGGCGCTCGATCGTCTCGGGGTGGTGCCCGACCAGATCCTGCTGGACGGCAAGTGGGATTTCGTCGGCGGGCCGAACACCCACCGGATCGTGAAAGGGGACGCCACCTGCCTCTCGATCGCCGCCGCGTCCATCGTCGCCAAGGTGTGGCGGGACCGGCTGATGCGCTCGTTGGCGGCCAGCTTCCCGGGGTACGACTTCGATTCCAACAAGGGCTACCCCTGCCCGCGGCACCGGATGGCGCTCGCCGGGATGGGGCCCACCTCCATCCACCGTCGGAGCTGGGCCTTCATGGATTCCCTGCCCTGGACCGGCGTGGCGCGGGTCAGACCAACCGTGCACCACCCGCAGCTCTCGCTGTTCGGCGGATCGCGCTGA
- a CDS encoding acyl-CoA dehydrogenase family protein, whose product MADIPTLDEFREECLAFLDANAELKEEQKQFVWGEGSDDVALFEEVDREKERAALAKAKEWRAKRYDAGLGWISGPAEYGGRELPRSYEQLYQSLEARYRVPEQGFFGIGLGMVAPTILAHAIPEVRAEYLPKLYRGDIVGCQLFSEPGAGSDLASLQTKAVRDGDEWVITGQKVWTSGAHYSDIGEIICRTDPDLPKHKGLTGFVVDMKAPGVEIRPLRQMTGGANFNEVFFTEVRVPDSHRLGDVNQGWTVALTTLMNERASIGAGGAGGMGMASLTRLAELVRHFEVADDPLVRQQLMDVYIHFQVAKYTNQRAMAKIKAGQMPGPEMSIAKLSLTNNLWRTANFVAHVLGPRIQANTGEWGTYAWSQLLLGIPGMKVAGGTDEVMKNIVGERVLGLPKDPGIDAKTPFKDLLVGTQTAG is encoded by the coding sequence ATGGCCGACATCCCGACCCTCGACGAGTTCCGTGAGGAGTGCCTTGCGTTCCTCGACGCCAACGCCGAGCTGAAGGAAGAGCAGAAGCAGTTCGTCTGGGGTGAGGGCAGCGACGACGTCGCCCTCTTCGAGGAGGTCGACCGGGAGAAGGAGCGGGCTGCGCTGGCCAAGGCCAAGGAGTGGCGTGCCAAGCGGTACGACGCGGGCCTGGGGTGGATCAGCGGCCCGGCCGAGTACGGCGGTCGGGAGCTGCCACGCTCCTACGAGCAGCTCTACCAATCACTCGAGGCTCGCTACCGGGTGCCCGAACAGGGGTTCTTCGGCATCGGTCTCGGCATGGTGGCCCCCACCATCCTCGCTCACGCCATTCCCGAGGTGAGAGCCGAGTACCTGCCCAAGCTCTACCGGGGTGACATCGTCGGCTGCCAGCTCTTCAGCGAGCCCGGTGCCGGTTCGGATCTCGCCAGCCTGCAGACCAAGGCGGTACGCGACGGCGATGAGTGGGTGATCACCGGCCAGAAGGTGTGGACCTCCGGTGCGCACTACAGCGACATCGGCGAGATCATCTGCCGCACCGACCCGGACCTCCCCAAGCACAAGGGGCTCACCGGGTTCGTGGTCGACATGAAGGCCCCGGGCGTGGAAATCCGCCCGCTGCGGCAGATGACCGGTGGCGCCAACTTCAACGAGGTGTTCTTCACCGAGGTGCGGGTGCCCGACAGCCACCGCCTCGGTGACGTCAACCAAGGCTGGACGGTGGCGCTGACCACGCTGATGAACGAGCGGGCGTCGATCGGTGCCGGTGGCGCCGGTGGCATGGGGATGGCCAGCCTCACCCGGCTGGCCGAGCTCGTCCGCCATTTCGAGGTGGCCGACGATCCGCTGGTCCGCCAGCAGCTCATGGACGTCTACATCCACTTCCAGGTGGCCAAGTACACCAACCAGCGGGCGATGGCGAAGATCAAGGCCGGACAGATGCCCGGTCCCGAGATGTCGATCGCCAAGCTGTCACTCACCAACAACCTGTGGCGGACCGCCAACTTCGTGGCGCACGTGCTCGGCCCGCGGATCCAGGCGAACACCGGTGAGTGGGGAACCTACGCCTGGTCCCAGCTGCTGCTCGGGATCCCCGGCATGAAGGTGGCCGGGGGCACCGACGAGGTGATGAAGAACATCGTCGGTGAGCGGGTGCTCGGCCTGCCGAAGGACCCCGGCATCGACGCCAAGACGCCCTTCAAGGACCTCCTCGTCGGCACCCAGACCGCCGGCTGA
- a CDS encoding fatty acid desaturase: MTLLDAPPTSAGEAGDGKPGSLMPVIRQIPAKAYDNPTWKGLHYFVRDLVLYGLVVWGLIALDHPLAVAAMWVLSGVVISGLFVVAHDAAHGSLFRSARLNSWIGHLAMLPSWHVYEGWVLGHNRIHHAYTVREGFDFVWHPYTPAQYAAMSRLQRLRHRFEWSWLGAGAYYLREVWWNKMIVGTPPARWRRVIRRDRLIVAAFVVSASVALGWLGWTQSGTALGAAWMVLKVLVVPFLVFSYVIGSFVHVHHVQPGIRWWPRREWTKFKGQVEGTTILRVPKGANFFLHWIMVHVPHHVDMRIPMYHLELAADAIKAAYPDVVHDEKLRFRDFMANTRRCKLYDFEQGRWLTYAEAATWETGGARVR; this comes from the coding sequence ATGACGCTCCTGGACGCTCCCCCCACCTCCGCCGGTGAGGCCGGCGACGGCAAGCCCGGTTCCCTCATGCCGGTCATCCGGCAGATCCCCGCCAAGGCCTACGACAACCCCACGTGGAAGGGACTCCACTACTTCGTCCGCGACCTGGTCCTGTACGGGCTGGTGGTGTGGGGCCTGATCGCCCTCGACCACCCGTTGGCCGTCGCCGCCATGTGGGTGCTCTCTGGGGTGGTCATCTCAGGTCTGTTCGTCGTGGCACATGATGCCGCCCACGGCTCGCTGTTCAGGAGCGCCCGGCTGAACTCCTGGATCGGGCACCTGGCCATGCTGCCGAGCTGGCACGTCTACGAGGGTTGGGTGCTGGGGCACAACCGCATCCATCACGCCTACACCGTGCGCGAGGGCTTCGATTTCGTGTGGCACCCGTACACACCGGCGCAGTACGCCGCCATGTCGCGCCTGCAGCGGCTCCGCCACCGGTTCGAGTGGTCGTGGCTCGGTGCGGGCGCGTACTACCTACGCGAGGTGTGGTGGAACAAGATGATCGTCGGCACGCCACCGGCCCGTTGGCGGCGGGTCATCCGCCGTGACCGCCTCATCGTGGCGGCGTTCGTGGTCTCCGCGTCGGTGGCCCTGGGCTGGCTGGGCTGGACGCAGAGCGGCACGGCGCTCGGTGCAGCCTGGATGGTGCTGAAGGTCCTGGTCGTGCCGTTCCTGGTCTTCAGCTACGTCATCGGCTCGTTCGTACACGTCCACCATGTCCAGCCCGGCATCCGCTGGTGGCCCCGGAGGGAGTGGACGAAGTTCAAGGGGCAGGTGGAGGGCACCACCATCCTCCGGGTGCCGAAGGGGGCGAACTTCTTCCTCCACTGGATCATGGTGCACGTGCCCCATCACGTCGACATGCGCATTCCGATGTACCACCTCGAGCTGGCCGCCGACGCCATCAAGGCCGCCTATCCCGACGTCGTGCACGACGAGAAGTTGCGCTTCCGCGACTTCATGGCCAACACCCGCCGATGCAAGCTCTACGACTTCGAGCAGGGGCGGTGGCTGACCTATGCCGAGGCCGCTACGTGGGAGACCGGCGGGGCTCGGGTCCGCTGA
- a CDS encoding LLM class F420-dependent oxidoreductase, translated as MARFRVGLQLHPQHTSVDALRAAWRAADQMGVDSLWVWDHFFPIYGPPDGAHFEGWTLLSAMAVETSNAMVGVMVTCNSYRNPELLADMARTVDHLSGGRAYLGIGAGWFERDYREYGYEFGTASRRLHDLQTGLERIKARMAKLDPQPIGRLPIFIGGGGEQVTLRLVAEYADAWNGFGPPDVYGRKNRVLDDWCSRVGRDPAEIERTVGLMDPGEIDRVEEYLEAGATHLILGVGTVTDRFDLSNLERLLARSRA; from the coding sequence ATGGCACGGTTCAGGGTCGGTCTGCAACTCCACCCGCAACACACCTCGGTCGACGCTCTGCGGGCCGCATGGCGGGCGGCCGACCAGATGGGGGTGGACTCCTTGTGGGTCTGGGACCACTTCTTCCCCATCTACGGCCCACCCGACGGTGCGCACTTCGAGGGGTGGACCCTCCTGTCGGCGATGGCGGTGGAGACCTCCAACGCCATGGTCGGGGTGATGGTCACCTGCAACAGCTACCGCAACCCCGAACTGCTGGCCGACATGGCCCGCACGGTCGATCACCTGAGTGGTGGGCGGGCCTACCTGGGCATCGGTGCCGGCTGGTTCGAGCGTGACTACCGCGAGTACGGCTACGAGTTCGGCACCGCATCCCGCCGGTTGCACGACCTGCAGACCGGACTGGAGCGGATCAAGGCCCGGATGGCCAAGCTCGACCCGCAGCCGATCGGCCGGCTGCCGATCTTCATCGGCGGCGGGGGCGAGCAGGTCACCCTCCGGCTGGTGGCGGAGTACGCCGACGCCTGGAACGGCTTCGGCCCTCCCGACGTCTACGGGCGCAAGAATCGGGTGCTCGACGACTGGTGCAGCCGTGTGGGTCGCGACCCCGCGGAGATCGAGCGCACGGTAGGGCTCATGGATCCCGGCGAGATCGACCGGGTCGAGGAGTACCTGGAGGCTGGTGCCACCCATCTCATCCTCGGGGTGGGCACTGTCACCGACCGCTTCGATCTCTCGAACCTCGAGCGGCTGCTCGCCCGCTCGCGGGCCTGA